One Thermorudis peleae genomic window, GTGGATTAACTCGATTTACTCCCTCATCTTCGCTGCCTTGCTTATTACGCTTGGGCGACTCGGCGATCTCCGTGGGCGAAAACGTCTCTACCTCTTTGGCCTTGTCCTCTTCGTGGGATCAAGTATGCTTGCCGGCATAGCTCCCAATGGTGGCACACTCATTGCCGCTCGCGCGCTGCAAGGAATTGGTGCCGCAGCGATTTCGCCGTCGACCCTTTCGAGCCTCAATACGCTCTTCCGTGGGCGGGAACGTGCGATTGCCTTTGGCATTTGGGGATCAATTATTGGTGGGATGGCCGCACTTGGACCGCTCATCGGCGGTTGGCTGACAACCAACCTGTCATGGCGGTGGGCGTTCTATATCAATGTCCCGGTTGGGCTCATCGCCTTCCTCGGCGCACTACGCTTTGTCCCGGAAAGCCGCGATGAGCATATCCGGCCAGGATTCGATCTTTCGGGCATCGTATTGAGCATCATTGGATTTGGTGGACTCGTCTTCGGTCTTATTGAAGGTGAACGATACGGCTGGTGGAAACCTGCTGAGCAATTCTCGCTTTTCGGCTGGCAATGGCCACTCTCTCAGATCTCTATCGTTCCAGTTGCGCTGACCCTTGGCATGCTTGGCTTACTGTGCTTCACGCTGGTTGAACGCCGTCGTGCGCGCCGGAACCAAGTGGTGCTTGTTGACTTTGCCCTGTTTCGCTTGCGGAGCTTTGGCTGGGGGAACGTAACAGCCCTGATCGTCAGTCTCGGCGAGTTTGGCCTGATCTTCGTGCTCTCGTTGTATCTCCAAGGAGTACGGGGGTATTCCGCCTTTGCGACTGGCGTCGGACTGTTGCCGCTTGCACTGGCCTCTTTCATTGCTGGTCCATCAGCGGCATCTCTTTCGCAGCGTTTTGGGGCGCGCCGAGTTGTCAGCGTTGGCATGTTCTGCGAAGCGATCGGTTTGCTCCTCCTCGGACTTTTGCTTTCGCCAACAGTCAGCCGGCTGACGCTCTTACCTGCGCTTGCAATCTACGGCATTGGGGTTGGCTTCGCGACGGCCCAACTCACGAGCGTCATCCTCGCTGATGTGCCTGTTGCGGCCTCTGGACAAGCGTCAGGCATTCAGAGCACAACACGCCAGGTCGGTGCCGCGCTCGGCATCGCCTTGCTCGGCACCTTGCTTAGCATAGGGCTCCGTGACGGCATGCGCGATCGGCTTGCTCAGATTCCAGGTCTCCCGCCACAACAGCAGGTCGCGATCACACGCGTCATCCAGCGCAGTGCCGGACAAGCGCTCGGACAGCTCCGACAACAGCCAGGCACCCAGCCAATTGTGCGCGCGGCCGAGGAGGCATTTACTGACGCTGCCCGGCGTGATGCCTTTGTTGCTGCTGGCTTCATCCTGGCTGGTTTTGCTGCAAGCTGGCTGCTGCCCAACACCCGTCCTGAGCCAGAGCGTCGCGCGGCGCGTCAGCCAGCGGCAGCAACTGCCACAGAGAAACCTTAGCGAAGAAACACGAGGACGAGCAATACAAGACCAGCGAGGACACGATAGCCGACAAAAACGAGCGTTGATCGACGCTGGAGATAACGCAACAGAAAGGCGATGGCGAGATACCCGGTGAGCGCAGCCGTCAAAAAACCAAGAAGGAATGCGCCGCGCTCACTGGGATCGAGCCCTGCAGCAAGGAGCTTGCGGCTTTCGAGGAGACCAGCGCCGAGAATAGCTGGCGTACCAAGCAAGAAGGAAAAACGTGCAGCCGCTTCGCGCCGTAGTCCAAGGAACAGCCCTGCGGTGATCGTACTGCCAGAACGTGACACACCTGGGACGAGCGCAGTCATTTGGGCCAACCCAATGAGTAATCCATCACGGCCAGTGATGGAAGAAAGAGGGCGCCGATGGGTAGCGAGGCGTTCAGCAAGCACGAGGAGGAGCGCAACGAGCATCAAGACCAGGGCAATGAGTGCAATGGCACTTCGGCCACCCTCGCCAGCGTGAAAAAAGCGATCAACCGCGTCTTGCAAGACAATGCCGGCAATCGCTGCCGGAATTGACCCGAGCACAATAATCCACCCAAGTCTGCCCATCGGGTCGGCAAATGGTCGGCGCAACCAGAGCCCACGCAAGACGCCGTGAAGAATCTCAAGCAAGTCACGCCAGAAGTAGGCAATGACGGCAGTGAGCGTTCCAAGGTGCAGCGCCACGTTGAATGCCAGCCCCGGTTCTGGCCAGTGAAAGAGCCAGGGGACAACAATCAGATGGGCCGAGCTGCTAACCGGCAAAAACTCCGTGAGGCCCTGGACAACTCCAAGGACGACAGCGTGCAGCATGTCCATCAGTTAACTTGTCACCCTTTCTGTGGTTGATGCCCGAATCACTCGCCAAGACAAACTTTCACGCCACCAGAAGACGAGGCCAAGCAACGTAATTGGCACATACAGTGCCACATGCAGCACAAGGGCATAGGAAAGCGCACGCTCGCGCGCAATAGCGGCCACACCGGTCAACACAAGCGTCACGCCAGCTTCAAAGGGGCCAACATACCCAGGCGAGCTCGGCAGAAGAGTTGCCAGGTTCGCGATTGCTGTCGTCAGGAGCACGAGCGGGATGCTTAGCGGAAGTCCAAAACCACGAGCAATGATGCCGTACATTCCTGCTTCGCAGAGCCACGCGGCAAGCGACGTCGCGCTTGCCACTGCCAAGGTTGGCCCATCTTGGAGTGAGCGAAGGCCCTGTGCAACGGTATGCGCAAGTTGCAGCACGCGCGTCTGGATTCGAGCAGGGAGCCAATCAAGCAACCGTGGCAGGACACGTTCCCGTACGTCGTCTCGACTAAGGAGGGCAAGCAGGGCAAGTGCTGGCAGGAAGATGACGAAGGCAACAAGCGCAAGCCGCCACAGGGTACCAGTGAGCGCAATAAACAAAGAGGCAACGAGTAAAAATCCGAGCATCGTCAGGCCGTCAAGTAATCGCTCTAAAGCAATTGACGCTAAGGCAGCGCTTGTGCGCACCTGCGATCGCTGGGCAAGTGTATACGCGCGAACGACCTCACCCGTCCGCAATGGCAATACATTGTTGGCCATATACCCAATGGCAACAACCGGGAAAAGCCGCACCCAGGAAAGCCGTTCAACAGGCCGCAACAGCGCAGACCACCGCACAGCACGCCACGCGACCCCGGCGAAGTAACAGGCAAGTGCCGGAATCAGCACCCAGTAGTTTGCTGTACGGAGTGCAGCAAGGACCGTTGCAAGATGCAAGCCACGAAACGCGAGCCAGAGAAAGAGCAAACTCACCGCAATACCGAGGATTGTTCGCTTCACGCGCTGTTCGTCCTCCCACACGGTATTCACCGCGCCGCCGAAGTATAGCGTTCGGTCTCGTACCCAAACCACATGATTAGGCGGCGCAATCTGCACGCCAAAGCAGCATGAGCCCTCCTTCACGTGCCCGCACCATTGCACCTGCCCAGCCTACTCCCGCCGGATCGCTGCCGTCCGGTACGATAGCGGCGCAGACGGTCGGCCCGGGCGCAGGGATATGCCAGAAGCCCAGCGTTCCTGGTCCATACACATGGTGACCTGTTCGCTGCAGGATCGCTGCGAGCAAGCCAAACGTTGCCGGATCGCGAGCGAGTGCAGGCAAGGCGACCGGCGCTCCGGCTGGTACCGCTTCCGCAAGCCGCCACAGCCACGGATCAGATGAGAGCATGAAGACGTAGTCAGGCCAACCAACGACCTGGGTGACACCGGGTTGTGCCAGCAGCGCGTTCACGATCGGATCGCGGTCAGCAGGCTGGCTCCGATCCGCGTGATAGACGATAGCTTGCACTCCAATTCCCCGGAGCAGATGGAGCGTCTCTGCCGAGGGGAACGCCCGCATCTGCTCATACAGAGGAGCATAGGCCGGAGGCGTAATGCCACTGTAGCCGTTGACTAATGGCGCCCAATGGAAAGTAGACCAGAAATTTGGCCATGGTGCTGGTGCCGCTGGGTCAGCCATTGGCAGCTCAATTGCGGGGACGGGATGGGCGGCAAGCCAGGCATAATCAGGCCGCTGCAATTCCTGCCAGGTGACCGGCAATGGGGGTGTGACCGGGAGAGAACGAAGACCTTCAGCTGTTAACGCAACGACGGCAAGGCACGCGACACCAACGCGAAGCCAGCGGAAACGGGGACCGAGCCAATCATTTATCGTTGCCATGCCAAAACCAGCGAGCGCAGCTAACCCAACGAGGGCGAGAAGCGCAAAACGGGCCGGGACGCGAACAGCACGAAAGCCCGGCAAATGGTTGTAGAGGAGGTTATATGGGAGTGTAACCGGTTTCTCATTCACAAGCCCAATCGGGCCAAAGCTCAACGTGACTGCGACGACAATCAGCGCAAGCATAGCCCAGCGGAGCCAGCCTGCTCGCCGGGCAAAGAACAGGCCGAGTAAAGCGAAGAAGAGGACCGTCACACCGGGAAACAGGTCGCGCTCGATGTGACGATGGTAGAGGGGAGCGAGGACGCTACCATACAGCCAATTCTCTGGTGGAACAGCCAGATAGTCCGTCCAGCGCGCATGCCAGTAGACAACCTCATCAATGCTCCGTTCCGCACCAAGCTCTTGGTGAACCCGCCAGTACGGAAGGAGGATGGGGATCAAGAGCAGGAGGCTGAGACTACAGGTAACTCCCGCCCAAAGCGTGCCACGAACTGCTCGCCAGGAATGCTCAGCAATGAACCCAATTGCCCAAACGACGACCAGCAAAACTGGTAAGAAGAGGAAGTAGTAAATCCCGAAAAGCCCTTGCAGCAGAACAACCACGCCAAGCCCAAGGGCCCATCGCCAACTGCCAGTGCGTACCGTCTTCCAGGTCGTAAGCGCTGCGAGAGGCAGCCATTCAGCAGACAGCAAGTGCAGGTGCTCAATTTGGGCAAGCCGAGCCGGTGCGACAATGTAGGCTACGCCAGCGACCAGCCCGCCCAGCCAGCTGCCAGAAACGGCACGAACGAGAAGAGCCATCGCACATCCTGAGAGGACGAAAGCGAGCCAGGTTGCCAGGTTGTCGGCTAAGACTGGGTTATGCGTGGCAAGAACGATTGGCGCAACCAGTATTGCTTGTCCAAAGAGATAATCAGAGTAGGCCAGCGTGTTGTGATACGGATAGAAGATGTTGGCATCGAAAATCTGACGCGGGGCAGTCTGCACGGCATGAATATCCCACGCAATCGTCCATGCTTGAAAAACCGGGTCCCCAGCGCTGATCAATCGATGTACAGGATCCCGGACAACCGGGAAGGTGATAAGCACGCTCAACGTGAGGCAGCACAGGGCAACACTGACCGCAGCAATACCTTCGCGCCAACGGCCATGCAATCTGCTCCCAGGAATAGCAGCGGTTTCTGGCAGACCTGCCGCTGTTGACTCCGCCACATCCTCATCCTTCAAAGCGAGAACGATGCGGCAGATTATTCGTCGAGGCGGAAGTACTTAAACGCCTCAGCGAGCTGGATAAACTCGGCACCTGGGAAGCCGCGGCGCCGAGCCTCGGCAGCGCTATCCTGGGCCCAAAGGCGAATCCACTGCTCGAGTTGGGGATCTTCGCTAATCTGGCTCTTGTGCGCCCGCAAGGCCTCAATTTTCTTCGCAAACGTCGTGCTAATATCGATCCAAACATCCGGTTGGGCCGGATTCATCAACAAGACCTCCCGAACCGCATGCGGCTCG contains:
- a CDS encoding MFS transporter, whose amino-acid sequence is MQNQTLSAPQRTPGRSRWLGLGAIALGVAMIIVDATIVNVAVPAIIDELHVNLTDAEWINSIYSLIFAALLITLGRLGDLRGRKRLYLFGLVLFVGSSMLAGIAPNGGTLIAARALQGIGAAAISPSTLSSLNTLFRGRERAIAFGIWGSIIGGMAALGPLIGGWLTTNLSWRWAFYINVPVGLIAFLGALRFVPESRDEHIRPGFDLSGIVLSIIGFGGLVFGLIEGERYGWWKPAEQFSLFGWQWPLSQISIVPVALTLGMLGLLCFTLVERRRARRNQVVLVDFALFRLRSFGWGNVTALIVSLGEFGLIFVLSLYLQGVRGYSAFATGVGLLPLALASFIAGPSAASLSQRFGARRVVSVGMFCEAIGLLLLGLLLSPTVSRLTLLPALAIYGIGVGFATAQLTSVILADVPVAASGQASGIQSTTRQVGAALGIALLGTLLSIGLRDGMRDRLAQIPGLPPQQQVAITRVIQRSAGQALGQLRQQPGTQPIVRAAEEAFTDAARRDAFVAAGFILAGFAASWLLPNTRPEPERRAARQPAAATATEKP
- the uppP gene encoding undecaprenyl-diphosphatase UppP; translated protein: MDMLHAVVLGVVQGLTEFLPVSSSAHLIVVPWLFHWPEPGLAFNVALHLGTLTAVIAYFWRDLLEILHGVLRGLWLRRPFADPMGRLGWIIVLGSIPAAIAGIVLQDAVDRFFHAGEGGRSAIALIALVLMLVALLLVLAERLATHRRPLSSITGRDGLLIGLAQMTALVPGVSRSGSTITAGLFLGLRREAAARFSFLLGTPAILGAGLLESRKLLAAGLDPSERGAFLLGFLTAALTGYLAIAFLLRYLQRRSTLVFVGYRVLAGLVLLVLVFLR
- a CDS encoding lysylphosphatidylglycerol synthase transmembrane domain-containing protein, which encodes MKRTILGIAVSLLFLWLAFRGLHLATVLAALRTANYWVLIPALACYFAGVAWRAVRWSALLRPVERLSWVRLFPVVAIGYMANNVLPLRTGEVVRAYTLAQRSQVRTSAALASIALERLLDGLTMLGFLLVASLFIALTGTLWRLALVAFVIFLPALALLALLSRDDVRERVLPRLLDWLPARIQTRVLQLAHTVAQGLRSLQDGPTLAVASATSLAAWLCEAGMYGIIARGFGLPLSIPLVLLTTAIANLATLLPSSPGYVGPFEAGVTLVLTGVAAIARERALSYALVLHVALYVPITLLGLVFWWRESLSWRVIRASTTERVTS